In Chromobacterium rhizoryzae, one genomic interval encodes:
- a CDS encoding phosphatidate cytidylyltransferase yields the protein MFKPLLPQALIWALGAVFALLVIASVAIRVLESRSPQKNWLELKLRIRTWWWIVACFSLTLLGNVPLALVVFALISFLALKEYLTLCATRTADHVVLFWAYLSIPLQYYWLGVHWYGMFIIFIPVYIFLFLPMRMVLIGETQGFLKAAASLQWGLMICVFCLSHMAAVLTLPQLTHIGEPAQGAMLLFYLVALTQLNDVAQYLWGKAFGRRKVAPKVSPNKTLEGFLGGALTTCLLGWLLGPLLTPFSPLHAALAGLLIGVMGFIGDIVISAVKRDIGVKDSGRLLPGHGGVLDRLDSLTYTAPLFFHYVHYLYF from the coding sequence ATGTTTAAACCGCTGTTGCCGCAAGCATTGATCTGGGCGCTGGGCGCCGTATTCGCGCTGCTGGTGATCGCCAGCGTCGCCATCCGCGTGCTGGAGAGCCGCTCGCCGCAGAAGAACTGGCTGGAATTGAAGCTGCGCATCCGCACCTGGTGGTGGATCGTCGCCTGCTTCTCGCTGACCTTGCTGGGCAATGTGCCGCTGGCGCTGGTGGTGTTCGCGCTGATCAGCTTCCTGGCGCTGAAGGAATACCTGACGCTGTGCGCCACCCGCACCGCCGATCACGTGGTGCTGTTCTGGGCCTATCTGAGCATCCCGCTGCAGTATTACTGGCTGGGCGTTCACTGGTACGGCATGTTCATCATTTTCATCCCGGTCTACATCTTCCTGTTCCTGCCGATGCGTATGGTGCTGATCGGCGAGACCCAGGGCTTTCTCAAGGCCGCCGCCTCGCTGCAATGGGGCTTGATGATTTGCGTGTTCTGCCTGAGCCATATGGCCGCGGTGCTGACCCTGCCCCAGCTGACCCATATCGGCGAACCGGCCCAGGGCGCGATGCTGCTGTTCTACCTGGTGGCGCTGACCCAGCTCAACGACGTGGCGCAATACCTGTGGGGCAAGGCCTTCGGCCGGCGCAAAGTGGCGCCCAAGGTGTCGCCCAACAAGACGCTGGAGGGCTTCCTCGGCGGCGCGCTGACCACCTGCCTGCTGGGCTGGTTGCTGGGGCCGCTGCTGACGCCGTTCTCGCCGCTGCACGCGGCGCTGGCCGGCCTGCTGATCGGGGTGATGGGCTTTATCGGCGACATCGTGATTTCCGCGGTGAAGCGCGACATCGGGGTCAAGGACTCCGGCCGCCTGTTGCCCGGCCACGGCGGGGTGCTGGACAGGCTGGATTCGCTGACCTATACCGCGCCGCTGTTCTTCCACTATGTCCATTACTTGTACTTCTGA
- a CDS encoding phosphonate ABC transporter ATP-binding protein, whose amino-acid sequence MSLELRGVGLSLDGAVILRDIDLQLAAGEQAALIGPSGAGKSTLLLLANTGLRPDCGAVRLLDADPWRLPRRALRALRARIGSVYQTPPLPPRQRVIHAVAAGRLAQGGELAALRRLLWPDDAAGVAAELERLGLADKLWQRCDQLSGGQRQRVGIARALYQRPDLMLADEPVSALDPRLADDSIRLLCEDARARRATLLASLHSVQLALAHFPRIIGLRDGAVVFDLPREQVHTQLLAELYAGEMPETAVEPAAPAALRGLQC is encoded by the coding sequence GTGAGCCTGGAGCTGCGCGGCGTCGGCCTGAGCCTGGACGGCGCCGTCATTCTGCGCGACATCGATCTGCAGCTTGCCGCCGGCGAACAGGCGGCCCTGATCGGCCCGTCCGGCGCCGGCAAAAGCACCCTGCTCTTGCTGGCCAACACCGGCCTGCGCCCGGACTGCGGCGCGGTCCGGTTGCTGGACGCCGATCCCTGGCGCTTGCCGCGCCGCGCCTTGCGCGCGCTGCGCGCGCGCATAGGCAGCGTCTACCAGACGCCGCCGCTGCCGCCGCGCCAGCGCGTGATCCACGCGGTGGCCGCCGGCCGGCTGGCCCAGGGCGGCGAACTGGCGGCCTTGCGCCGCCTGCTGTGGCCGGACGACGCCGCCGGCGTCGCCGCAGAGCTGGAACGGCTGGGTCTGGCCGACAAACTATGGCAGCGCTGCGATCAGCTGTCCGGCGGACAGCGTCAGCGCGTCGGCATCGCCCGCGCGCTGTACCAGCGGCCAGACCTGATGCTGGCCGACGAGCCGGTGTCGGCGCTGGACCCCAGGCTGGCCGACGACAGCATACGCCTGCTGTGCGAGGACGCCCGCGCCCGCCGCGCCACCCTGCTGGCCAGCCTGCACTCGGTACAGCTGGCGCTGGCGCACTTCCCGCGCATCATAGGCCTGCGCGACGGCGCCGTCGTCTTCGATCTGCCGCGCGAGCAAGTCCATACCCAGCTGCTGGCCGAGCTCTACGCCGGCGAGATGCCCGAGACCGCGGTGGAGCCGGCCGCGCCCGCCGCGCTCAGAGGCTTGCAATGCTGA
- the lgt gene encoding prolipoprotein diacylglyceryl transferase, whose amino-acid sequence MIIHPQFDPVAIQLGPLAIHWYGLMYLLGFASFLILGNYRIKRGHAFLTSKLLDDLLMYGAVGVVLGGRLGEVLFYQPGYYFSHPLEILMVWKGGMSFHGGFIGVLIGVALFARKHGRSFWEVTDFIAPLVPLGLAAGRIGNFINGELWGRVADPQLPWAMLFPQAKMDDLIQAQQSSDLMVTLLKYGGLPRHPSQLYEFALEGLALFALLWCFSAKTRARGQVSALFLMGYGLARFGSEYFRTPDAGIFGQSDVISMGQWLSLPMIVIGLALFYLFGKRKAA is encoded by the coding sequence ATGATCATTCATCCGCAGTTCGACCCCGTGGCCATCCAGCTGGGCCCGTTGGCCATTCATTGGTACGGCCTGATGTACTTGCTGGGCTTCGCCAGCTTCCTGATCCTGGGCAACTACCGCATCAAGCGCGGCCACGCTTTCCTCACCTCCAAGCTGCTGGACGATCTGCTGATGTACGGCGCCGTCGGCGTGGTGCTGGGCGGCCGCCTGGGCGAGGTGCTGTTCTACCAGCCCGGCTATTATTTTAGTCATCCGCTGGAGATTCTGATGGTGTGGAAAGGCGGCATGTCCTTCCACGGCGGTTTCATCGGCGTGCTGATCGGCGTGGCGCTGTTTGCGCGCAAGCACGGCCGCAGCTTCTGGGAAGTCACCGACTTCATCGCGCCGCTGGTACCGCTGGGCCTGGCCGCCGGCCGCATCGGCAACTTCATCAACGGCGAGCTGTGGGGGCGGGTGGCCGATCCCCAACTGCCGTGGGCGATGCTGTTTCCGCAGGCCAAGATGGACGATCTGATCCAGGCGCAGCAATCGTCCGACCTGATGGTGACCCTGCTCAAATACGGCGGCCTGCCGCGCCACCCGTCGCAGCTGTACGAGTTCGCGCTGGAAGGCCTGGCGCTGTTCGCGCTGCTGTGGTGCTTCAGCGCCAAGACCCGCGCGCGCGGCCAGGTGTCGGCGCTGTTCCTGATGGGCTACGGCCTGGCGCGCTTCGGCAGCGAATACTTCCGCACCCCGGACGCCGGCATCTTCGGCCAGTCCGACGTGATCAGCATGGGCCAGTGGCTGAGCCTGCCGATGATCGTGATCGGCCTGGCGCTGTTCTACCTGTTCGGCAAGCGCAAGGCGGCCTAA
- a CDS encoding ABC transporter substrate-binding protein, with translation MKHAIALAIALSATATAAWADRLDDIKKAGVLRVAAFDSNPPFGFLDAKTRQISGLDVDVAQHIAKKLGVKLSLIPTNPANRVPLLVSGKADLVAANFTVTDERKKQVAFSLPYFASGQQFIARKGSLQKPEQLAGLRVGVDKGTTQEVNLRDKYPKTTVVAYDDTPLAFTALRNGNVQAISQDGSKLAALLANAPDKAKFELAPFTLTREYQAIGLPKGEARLLKAVNDSLLELEKSGQAAKIYNQWFGPATKAPLPRDFKIGEAS, from the coding sequence ATGAAACACGCCATCGCATTGGCCATCGCCTTGAGCGCCACCGCCACCGCCGCCTGGGCCGACCGTCTGGACGACATCAAGAAAGCCGGCGTGCTGCGCGTCGCCGCCTTCGACAGCAACCCGCCCTTCGGCTTCCTCGACGCCAAGACCCGTCAGATTTCCGGCCTGGACGTGGACGTGGCCCAACACATCGCCAAGAAACTGGGCGTAAAACTCAGCCTGATCCCCACCAATCCGGCCAACCGCGTGCCGCTCTTGGTGTCCGGCAAGGCCGATCTGGTGGCCGCCAACTTCACCGTCACCGACGAGCGCAAGAAGCAAGTGGCGTTCAGCCTGCCCTACTTCGCCTCCGGCCAGCAGTTCATCGCCCGCAAGGGATCGCTGCAAAAGCCGGAACAACTGGCCGGCCTGCGCGTGGGAGTGGACAAGGGCACCACCCAGGAAGTGAATCTGCGCGACAAATACCCGAAAACCACCGTGGTGGCTTACGACGACACCCCCCTGGCCTTCACCGCGCTGCGCAACGGCAACGTCCAGGCCATCAGCCAGGACGGCTCCAAGCTGGCCGCCTTGCTGGCCAATGCGCCGGACAAGGCCAAGTTCGAACTGGCGCCGTTCACCCTGACCCGCGAATACCAGGCCATCGGCCTGCCCAAGGGCGAGGCGCGTCTGCTGAAAGCTGTGAACGACAGCCTGCTGGAACTGGAAAAATCCGGCCAGGCCGCCAAGATCTACAATCAGTGGTTCGGCCCGGCCACCAAAGCGCCGCTGCCTAGGGACTTCAAGATCGGCGAAGCCAGCTAA
- a CDS encoding CDP-alcohol phosphatidyltransferase family protein, which produces MPSIYQLKSRFQDLLRPLLRGLVSLGVTANHVTLGAMLASIAYGGWLACRPDQALPWLLLPVFLFLRMALNAIDGMLAREHGQKSRLGGILNEVGDVVSDAALYLPFALLLAQPAWAVLAVTLALLTEFVGVLGPSLGASRRYDGPMGKSDRAFVYGAFALLLGLWPQAAAWGGWVFGLSAALMALTCVNRARAILKEGEDV; this is translated from the coding sequence ATGCCCAGCATCTATCAACTCAAATCCCGTTTTCAGGACCTGCTGCGCCCCTTGCTGCGCGGCCTGGTTTCCCTTGGCGTCACCGCCAACCACGTCACGCTCGGCGCCATGCTGGCCTCCATCGCCTACGGCGGCTGGCTGGCCTGCCGGCCGGATCAGGCCTTGCCCTGGCTGCTGCTGCCCGTCTTCCTGTTCCTGCGCATGGCCTTGAACGCCATCGACGGCATGCTGGCGCGCGAGCACGGCCAGAAGTCGCGCTTGGGCGGCATTCTCAACGAGGTGGGCGACGTGGTGTCCGACGCGGCGCTCTATCTGCCCTTCGCCCTGCTGCTGGCCCAGCCTGCCTGGGCGGTGCTGGCGGTGACGTTGGCGCTGCTGACCGAGTTCGTCGGCGTGCTGGGCCCTAGCCTTGGCGCGAGCCGGCGCTACGACGGACCGATGGGCAAGAGCGATCGCGCCTTTGTTTACGGCGCCTTCGCGCTGCTGCTGGGCCTGTGGCCGCAGGCGGCGGCCTGGGGCGGCTGGGTGTTTGGATTGAGCGCCGCCTTGATGGCGCTGACCTGCGTCAACCGGGCGCGGGCCATTTTGAAAGAGGGCGAAGATGTTTAA
- a CDS encoding putative selenate ABC transporter substrate-binding protein: MTAIKLTLAGALLAAAALAHAAPTVLKVSAIPDESPTELQRKFAPLGQYLEKELGIPVQFVPVSDYAGVVTALTSDKLDMAWLGGFTYVQASQRGKVVPLVQREEDSKFTSTFITSGPAKSLKELKGDSFAFGSASSTSGHLMPRYFMQKDGLKPESFFKNVAYSGAHDATVAWVAAGKVEAGVLNSSVWQKLVESKKVDTAKVRVIATTPAYYDYNWTVRGSMDKGLQDKIRQAFLKLDAKNPDQKAVLDLQRASRFIPTKPDNYKGIEAAAAAAGLLK; this comes from the coding sequence ATGACCGCCATCAAACTGACGCTGGCCGGCGCGCTGTTGGCCGCCGCCGCCCTGGCCCACGCCGCCCCGACCGTGCTCAAGGTCTCCGCCATCCCGGACGAATCCCCCACCGAGCTGCAGCGCAAGTTCGCGCCGCTGGGCCAATACCTGGAAAAAGAGCTGGGCATCCCAGTGCAGTTCGTGCCGGTGTCGGACTACGCCGGCGTGGTCACCGCGCTGACCTCGGACAAGCTGGACATGGCCTGGCTGGGCGGCTTCACCTATGTGCAGGCCAGCCAGCGCGGCAAGGTGGTGCCGCTGGTGCAGCGCGAGGAGGACAGCAAGTTCACCTCCACCTTCATCACCAGCGGCCCGGCCAAGAGCCTGAAGGAGCTGAAGGGCGACAGCTTCGCCTTCGGTTCCGCCTCCTCCACCTCCGGCCACCTGATGCCGCGCTATTTCATGCAGAAGGACGGCCTCAAGCCGGAAAGCTTCTTCAAGAACGTCGCCTATTCCGGCGCTCACGACGCTACCGTGGCCTGGGTGGCCGCCGGCAAGGTGGAGGCCGGCGTGTTGAACAGCTCGGTGTGGCAGAAGCTGGTGGAAAGCAAGAAGGTGGATACCGCCAAGGTGCGCGTGATCGCCACCACCCCGGCCTACTACGACTACAACTGGACGGTGCGCGGCAGCATGGACAAGGGCTTGCAGGACAAGATCCGCCAGGCCTTCCTCAAGCTGGACGCCAAGAACCCGGATCAGAAAGCCGTACTGGATCTGCAACGCGCCAGCCGCTTCATCCCCACCAAGCCGGACAACTATAAGGGCATAGAAGCCGCCGCCGCGGCCGCCGGGCTGCTGAAGTGA
- the phnE gene encoding phosphonate ABC transporter, permease protein PhnE → MLRPAPRDPAARARLGWLLLTLALLLPTLPLTQFTLSTLFNGDTWLSLARFAAGFLPPAHDGDFLKEVAKETATTLAVASAGLCLAMLLGAPLAFATSRALDDHQLTAVRPRRTVLAAQSLLRGLMVWLRGVPDIVWALLFVRAAGLGSLPAVLALGLAYGGMLGKVYAEILESQPRAPAQALAAAGASRWQRLCWALWPQALPELISYSVYRWECAIRASAVMGFVGAGGIGQLLDSSLKMLNGGEVGALLLVFLLLVGLSEGVSRWSRRALERDGGGRRLLLAGGALTAFSLCWLWPDWRANGFDWRGLPRFAMEFLPPDLSAPNLRPLGQGVVETLAMSALGTVLAALLAMPLALPAAGRLGAAAKRATRLLLNMLRGIPDLLWAALAVLALGLGPAAGVLALAMHTAGVLGRLFAETLENAPPQAEQALLNAGAGRIAAFCYGPLPMVASQWLAYTLYRWENNIRIATVLGIVGAGGLGQQLYLALSLFQQQAAAAVILAMVALSWGVEQLSRALRRRMG, encoded by the coding sequence ATGCTGAGACCCGCGCCGCGCGACCCGGCCGCCCGCGCGCGGCTGGGCTGGCTGCTGCTGACCCTGGCCTTGCTGCTGCCGACGCTGCCGCTGACCCAGTTCACGCTGAGCACTCTGTTCAACGGCGACACCTGGCTCAGCCTGGCGCGTTTCGCCGCCGGCTTTCTGCCGCCCGCCCACGACGGCGACTTTCTGAAAGAAGTGGCCAAGGAAACCGCCACCACGCTGGCGGTGGCCAGCGCCGGCCTGTGCCTGGCCATGCTGCTGGGCGCGCCGCTGGCCTTCGCCACCAGCCGCGCGCTGGACGATCACCAGCTCACCGCGGTCCGGCCGCGCCGCACCGTCCTGGCCGCGCAAAGCCTGCTGCGCGGGCTGATGGTGTGGCTGCGCGGCGTGCCGGACATCGTCTGGGCGCTGCTCTTCGTCCGCGCCGCCGGCCTGGGCAGCCTGCCGGCGGTGCTGGCCTTGGGCCTGGCCTACGGCGGCATGCTGGGCAAGGTTTACGCGGAGATCCTGGAATCCCAGCCGCGCGCGCCGGCCCAGGCTCTGGCGGCGGCCGGGGCCAGCCGCTGGCAGCGGCTGTGCTGGGCGCTGTGGCCTCAGGCCCTGCCGGAATTGATCAGCTACAGCGTTTACCGCTGGGAATGCGCGATCCGCGCATCGGCGGTGATGGGCTTCGTCGGCGCCGGCGGCATCGGCCAATTGCTGGACAGCAGCCTGAAAATGCTCAACGGCGGCGAGGTCGGCGCCCTGCTCCTGGTATTCCTGCTGCTGGTGGGCTTGAGCGAGGGCGTCAGCCGCTGGTCGCGGCGCGCGCTGGAGCGCGACGGCGGCGGACGCCGCCTATTGCTGGCCGGCGGCGCGCTGACCGCGTTCAGCCTGTGCTGGCTGTGGCCGGATTGGCGCGCCAACGGCTTTGATTGGCGCGGCCTGCCGCGCTTCGCCATGGAATTCCTGCCTCCGGACCTCTCCGCCCCAAACTTGCGGCCATTGGGACAAGGCGTGGTGGAAACCTTGGCGATGTCGGCGCTGGGCACGGTGCTGGCCGCCTTGCTGGCCATGCCGCTGGCGCTGCCGGCCGCCGGCCGGCTGGGCGCAGCCGCCAAGCGCGCGACGCGGCTGTTGCTGAATATGCTGCGCGGCATTCCGGATCTGCTGTGGGCGGCGCTGGCGGTCTTGGCCTTGGGCCTGGGGCCGGCCGCCGGGGTGCTGGCGCTGGCGATGCACACCGCCGGCGTGCTGGGCCGTCTGTTCGCGGAAACGCTGGAAAACGCGCCGCCGCAAGCGGAACAGGCGCTGCTCAACGCCGGCGCGGGCCGCATCGCCGCCTTCTGCTATGGGCCGCTGCCCATGGTGGCCAGCCAATGGCTGGCCTATACGCTGTACCGCTGGGAAAACAATATCCGCATCGCCACCGTGCTCGGCATCGTCGGCGCCGGCGGCCTGGGCCAGCAGCTGTATCTGGCGCTGTCGCTGTTCCAACAACAAGCCGCCGCGGCCGTCATCCTGGCGATGGTGGCGCTGTCCTGGGGCGTGGAACAGCTGAGCCGCGCGCTGCGCCGGCGCATGGGCTGA
- a CDS encoding lysophospholipid acyltransferase family protein, producing the protein MSRLLRILFVLLLARPVVRLWLGVTVRHQERLPLRGPAIVVANHNSHLDILALYSLFPLGRIPEVQPAAAADYFLKNRLFAWFATQVVGIIPVVRGGVAKGLDPLEGCREALRQGRILILFPEGSRGEPEVLSEIKSGIWYLSRDFPEVPVVPVYLHGLGRAMGRGQWLPVPFFVDIAVGRPLQWLEEKAAFRDRIREALLYLKQKTLPAAPAEQEG; encoded by the coding sequence ATGAGCCGATTGCTGCGCATTCTGTTCGTCCTGCTGCTGGCCCGGCCGGTGGTGCGTCTGTGGCTGGGGGTGACGGTGCGCCACCAGGAACGGCTGCCCTTGCGCGGCCCGGCCATCGTGGTGGCCAACCACAACAGCCACCTGGACATCCTGGCGCTGTACAGCCTGTTTCCGCTGGGCCGCATCCCCGAGGTGCAGCCGGCGGCGGCGGCGGACTACTTCCTGAAAAACCGCCTGTTCGCCTGGTTCGCCACCCAGGTGGTGGGCATCATTCCGGTGGTGCGCGGGGGCGTGGCCAAGGGCCTGGACCCGCTGGAAGGCTGCCGCGAGGCGCTGCGCCAGGGCCGTATCCTGATCCTGTTTCCGGAAGGCTCGCGGGGCGAGCCCGAGGTGCTGTCCGAGATCAAGTCCGGCATCTGGTATCTGAGCCGGGATTTCCCCGAGGTGCCGGTGGTGCCGGTCTATCTGCACGGCCTGGGCCGGGCGATGGGGCGCGGTCAATGGCTGCCGGTGCCCTTCTTCGTCGACATCGCCGTTGGTCGGCCGTTACAGTGGCTGGAAGAGAAAGCCGCTTTCCGCGACCGTATCCGCGAAGCCTTGTTGTACTTGAAGCAAAAAACGCTGCCCGCCGCACCGGCGGAGCAGGAGGGCTGA
- the ilvD gene encoding dihydroxy-acid dehydratase: MPQYRSRTSTAGRNMAGARALWRATGMKDDDFGKPIIAIANSFTQFVPGHVHLHNMGQLVAREIERAGGVAKEFNTIAIDDGIAMGHGGMLYSLPSRDLIADSVEYMVNAHCADALVCISNCDKITPGMLMAAMRLNIPVVFVSGGPMEAGKVQWGNDIRKLDLVDAMVEAANSAVSNEDVERVERSACPTCGSCSGMFTANSMNCLTEALGLSLPGNGSLVATHADRKELFLRAGRLIVDITKRHYEQDDASLLPRAIASKAAFENAMSLDVAMGGSTNTVLHLLAAAQEAGVDFKMADIDRISRSVPCLAKVAPATQKYHMEDVHRAGGVVAILAELDRAGLIRREVPTVHSATLGEALEAWDICRHGEDSEARRFYRAAPGGVPTTIAFSQSMRYPTVDDDRAEGCIRDREHAYSQDGGLAVLSGNIAERGCIVKTAGVDDSILKFNGRARIFESQDAAVEAILADRIVAGDVVVIRYEGPKGGPGMQEMLYPTSYLKSKGLGKECALLTDGRFSGGTSGLSIGHVSPEAAEGGAIGLVEEGDRIEIDIPGRSIRLAISDETLAARRAAMEAKGRDAWKPLGRDRVVSPALRAYAAMTTSADTGAVRDVTQVERR, from the coding sequence ATGCCCCAATACCGCTCCCGCACTTCCACCGCCGGCCGCAATATGGCGGGTGCCCGCGCCCTGTGGCGCGCCACCGGCATGAAGGACGACGACTTCGGCAAACCCATCATCGCCATCGCCAACAGCTTTACCCAGTTCGTGCCCGGGCACGTGCACCTGCACAATATGGGTCAACTGGTGGCGCGGGAAATCGAACGCGCCGGCGGCGTGGCCAAGGAATTCAACACCATCGCCATCGACGACGGCATCGCCATGGGCCACGGCGGCATGCTCTATAGCCTGCCCAGCCGGGACCTGATCGCGGACAGCGTGGAATACATGGTCAACGCCCACTGCGCGGACGCGCTGGTGTGCATCTCCAACTGCGACAAAATCACCCCCGGCATGTTGATGGCCGCGATGCGTCTGAACATCCCGGTGGTGTTCGTCTCCGGCGGCCCGATGGAAGCGGGCAAGGTGCAATGGGGCAACGACATCCGCAAGCTGGACCTGGTGGACGCGATGGTGGAAGCCGCCAACAGCGCGGTGTCCAACGAGGACGTCGAGCGCGTGGAGCGCTCCGCCTGTCCCACCTGCGGCTCCTGCTCCGGCATGTTCACCGCCAACTCCATGAACTGCCTGACCGAGGCGTTGGGCCTGTCCCTGCCCGGCAACGGCAGCCTGGTGGCCACGCACGCGGACCGCAAGGAATTGTTCCTGCGCGCCGGCCGCCTGATCGTGGATATCACCAAGCGACATTACGAACAGGACGACGCCAGCTTGCTGCCGCGCGCCATCGCCTCCAAGGCCGCGTTCGAGAACGCGATGAGCCTGGACGTGGCCATGGGCGGCTCCACCAACACCGTGCTGCACCTGCTGGCGGCGGCGCAGGAAGCCGGCGTGGACTTCAAGATGGCGGACATCGACCGCATTTCGCGCTCGGTGCCGTGTCTGGCCAAGGTGGCGCCGGCCACCCAGAAATACCATATGGAAGACGTGCACCGCGCCGGCGGCGTGGTGGCCATCCTGGCCGAGCTGGACCGCGCCGGCCTGATCCGCCGCGAAGTGCCCACCGTGCACAGCGCCACGCTGGGCGAAGCGCTGGAAGCCTGGGACATCTGCCGCCATGGCGAAGACAGCGAAGCGCGGCGCTTCTACCGCGCGGCGCCGGGCGGAGTGCCCACCACCATCGCCTTCTCGCAGTCCATGCGTTACCCGACGGTGGACGACGACCGCGCCGAGGGCTGCATCCGCGACCGCGAGCACGCTTACTCTCAGGACGGCGGCCTGGCTGTGCTGTCCGGCAATATCGCCGAGCGCGGCTGCATCGTCAAAACCGCCGGCGTCGACGACTCCATCCTCAAATTCAACGGCCGCGCCCGCATCTTCGAAAGCCAGGACGCGGCGGTGGAGGCCATCCTGGCCGACCGCATCGTGGCCGGCGACGTGGTGGTGATCCGCTATGAAGGCCCCAAGGGCGGCCCGGGCATGCAGGAAATGCTCTATCCCACCAGCTATCTGAAATCCAAGGGCCTGGGCAAGGAGTGCGCCTTGCTGACCGACGGCCGTTTCTCCGGCGGCACTTCCGGTCTGTCCATCGGTCATGTGTCGCCGGAAGCGGCCGAGGGCGGCGCCATCGGCCTGGTGGAAGAGGGTGACCGCATCGAGATCGACATCCCCGGCCGCTCCATTCGTCTGGCGATCAGCGACGAAACGCTGGCGGCGCGGCGCGCGGCGATGGAAGCCAAGGGCCGCGACGCCTGGAAACCGCTGGGCCGCGACCGCGTGGTCAGCCCGGCCTTGCGCGCCTACGCTGCGATGACCACCAGCGCCGACACCGGCGCGGTGCGCGACGTGACGCAAGTCGAACGCCGTTGA